From a single Streptomyces sp. 1331.2 genomic region:
- a CDS encoding sensor histidine kinase — MTDHQTTARRFPAGWWRRLRSLRVRLIAVFAAVALLAAVSASGIAYWLNRDAVLKRAQNTALNDFRVSLSRNVSELPLNASCPELAALASSVASSGLSYDVVVVDPAHPECAPSSDPAHFTLADVPTALQTTVAKPREVSESNPYPYHLYWQRQNLEGRPFLIGGTKVVPNGPTAYMFKSLENERADLNTLGWSLATATLFALIGSALLAQAASATVLRPVRRLGDAARRLGEGHLDTRLEVDGSDELADLARTFNRTAEQLHEQVEELSAREAQSRRFVADMSHELRTPLTAMTAVTDILEDEAESLDPMIEPAVRLVVSETRRLSDLVENLMEVTRFDAGTAKLVADEVDIADLIMSCIDGRAWYDAVELDAPRGILAVVDPRRLDVVFANLIGNALKHGGSPVRVRVRQAEDSVVVEVSDSGPGIPEDVLPHVFDRFYKADRGRARSEGSGLGLSIAMANAQIHGGTITAANGEVGAVFTLTLPLTPPPPPSAGGAEDGPARDAAEDKDAT, encoded by the coding sequence GTGACTGACCATCAGACGACTGCCCGGCGCTTCCCGGCGGGCTGGTGGCGACGGCTGCGCTCCCTGCGGGTGCGGCTGATCGCGGTGTTCGCGGCGGTGGCGCTGCTCGCCGCGGTCTCGGCCTCCGGCATCGCGTACTGGCTGAACCGCGACGCGGTGCTCAAGCGCGCCCAGAACACCGCGCTGAACGACTTCCGGGTCTCGCTCAGCCGCAACGTCTCCGAGCTGCCGCTGAACGCGAGCTGCCCGGAGCTCGCCGCGCTGGCCTCCAGCGTGGCCAGCTCCGGCCTGAGTTACGACGTGGTGGTGGTCGATCCGGCGCACCCGGAGTGCGCGCCCTCCTCCGACCCCGCGCACTTCACGCTGGCCGACGTACCGACCGCGCTGCAGACCACCGTCGCCAAGCCGCGCGAGGTCAGCGAGAGCAACCCGTACCCGTACCACCTGTACTGGCAGCGGCAGAACCTGGAGGGCCGGCCGTTCCTGATCGGCGGCACCAAGGTGGTGCCGAACGGCCCGACGGCGTACATGTTCAAGTCGCTGGAGAACGAGCGGGCCGACCTCAACACGCTGGGCTGGTCGCTGGCCACCGCCACGCTGTTCGCGCTGATCGGCTCGGCCCTGCTCGCCCAGGCCGCCTCGGCCACCGTGCTGCGGCCGGTCAGGCGGCTCGGCGACGCCGCCCGGCGGCTCGGCGAAGGGCACCTGGACACCCGGCTGGAGGTCGACGGCTCGGACGAACTCGCCGACCTGGCGAGGACGTTCAACCGGACCGCGGAGCAGCTGCACGAGCAGGTCGAGGAGCTGAGCGCGCGCGAGGCGCAGAGCCGCCGGTTCGTCGCCGACATGTCGCACGAGCTGCGCACCCCGCTGACCGCGATGACCGCCGTCACCGACATCCTGGAGGACGAGGCCGAGTCGCTGGACCCGATGATCGAACCGGCCGTACGGCTGGTGGTCAGCGAGACCCGGCGGCTGTCCGACCTGGTGGAGAACCTGATGGAGGTGACCCGCTTCGACGCCGGCACCGCCAAGCTGGTCGCCGACGAGGTGGACATCGCCGACCTGATCATGTCCTGCATCGACGGGCGGGCCTGGTACGACGCGGTCGAACTGGACGCCCCGCGCGGCATCCTGGCCGTGGTCGACCCGCGCCGGCTCGACGTGGTCTTCGCCAACCTGATCGGCAACGCGCTCAAGCACGGCGGCTCGCCGGTGCGGGTGCGGGTCCGGCAGGCCGAGGACTCGGTCGTGGTCGAGGTCTCCGACAGCGGCCCGGGCATCCCGGAGGACGTGCTGCCGCACGTCTTCGACCGCTTCTACAAGGCGGACCGCGGGCGGGCCCGCTCGGAGGGCAGCGGTCTGGGCCTGTCGATCGCGATGGCCAACGCCCAGATACACGGGGGGACGATCACGGCGGCGAACGGGGAGGTCGGCGCGGTGTTCACCCTGACGCTGCCGCTGACCCCGCCGCCTCCGCCGTCCGCGGGCGGGGCCGAGGACGGCCCCGCGCGCGACGCCGCCGAGGACAAGGACGCCACGTGA
- a CDS encoding response regulator transcription factor: MPFLLLIEDDDAIRTGLELALTRQGHRVATAASGEDGLRLFKEQRPDLIVLDVMLPGIDGFEVCRRIRRTDQLPIILLTARSDDIDVVVGLESGADDYVVKPVQPRVLDARIRAVLRRGERESSDSSAYGTVVIDRAAMTVTKDGQDLQLTPTELRLLLELSRRPGQALSRQQLLRLVWEHDYLGDSRLVDACVQRLRAKVEDVPSAPTLIRTVRGVGYRLDPPA; the protein is encoded by the coding sequence GTGCCTTTCCTCCTACTGATCGAGGACGACGACGCCATCCGGACCGGCCTCGAACTCGCCCTCACCCGCCAGGGCCACCGCGTGGCCACCGCCGCCTCCGGCGAGGACGGCCTGAGGCTCTTCAAGGAGCAGCGGCCCGACCTGATCGTGCTGGACGTCATGCTGCCCGGGATCGACGGCTTCGAAGTGTGCCGTCGGATCCGCCGCACCGACCAGCTGCCGATCATCCTGCTGACCGCGCGTTCCGACGACATCGACGTGGTGGTGGGCCTGGAGTCCGGCGCGGACGACTACGTCGTCAAACCCGTGCAGCCGCGCGTGCTGGACGCCCGGATCCGGGCGGTGCTGCGGCGCGGCGAGCGGGAGAGCTCGGACTCCTCGGCGTACGGCACCGTGGTGATCGACCGGGCGGCGATGACCGTCACCAAGGACGGGCAGGACCTCCAGCTCACCCCGACCGAGCTGCGGCTGCTGCTGGAACTCAGCCGCCGCCCCGGCCAGGCACTCTCCCGCCAGCAGCTGCTGCGGCTGGTCTGGGAACACGACTACCTCGGCGACTCCCGGCTGGTGGACGCCTGCGTGCAGCGGCTGCGCGCCAAGGTCGAGGACGTGCCGTCCGCGCCGACGCTGATCCGCACCGTCCGCGGGGTGGGCTACCGGCTGGACCCGCCGGCCTGA